The genomic segment aatataGGGTTAACAAGCTCAAACTCTCTTTCAAGGggtcctgaaaaaaaaaacatattataaaGGCATTAGTGACAGCATTGCAGCATCTCTGTTTGGCTTTTGAAAAGGGAAACAAGATTTCAGATACAATAGTCATGAGCTGTTTGCAGTGATTATTTAAAGCTAGTATTAGGATTCTTCTTCCCACATTTATCTGACAAATGTGGTGACCTTTTAATATGCGGTTAGTGGTCAAACCTGTCTGTGAGCTGCTTCAAAGCACAACTAAAACAAGGTAATAACATTACACTTGCTATTTGACCATTGGATACAGGCAGTGTACAAATATCACCTGTCCTGAGTCACAACTGTTCTCAATGCTAAAAATGAAGTCAGCACATCAGATTCAGTGTTAAATAACAAGTCAAACTTTCTTTCACTGAATAAAGATGCAAGTTGAActaaacagcaacaacaaacgcTCAAAGTCAGTTTCACTCAACCTAAGCACTCTACTCAGTAACAGTACAATAAAGCCCATAGAGTCGGGAATCAGACTCACCAACTGCCCATGCAGAAAAACCGGTAAGACACAGGTCTACCATACGCATAACAGTCTCATGCTGCACTAAATGAGTTAAATGATATTCGAACAGCTTCCCTTTAAGTTGACATGTTTTGCCAGGATTGAGGATCATTTCTCTTGGGTGTGCAAGATCATTTTGTACATAAGTATACAACATTTACTCATTAAATCGAAATGGGAATAAATCCACTTTACCCATAACCAGGGGGTATTGGGTCATAAACTGTCTCAAGACATATAGTATTAATAGGGTCAATAGTAACGGAAATGCAGGTCATTTCGATAACTATCAAAGTGGATAAATTCATGGTAGTTTTCTCAAATCTATGcagaaactgtttttaaaacttacCGATACATGATAAACTAAAGGTTATAGTTACTGGACCTTGCGTCTAAACTGACAATGACCTTAAAGATGTCTGAGCCTACGTCAGTTTATCGTTCACCACTCTGCTCTGGTGTGTTTGTGCGCCGTTAGTGGTAAGCCTCTTGGGCCCACTGGTGCATGCAGTGGGCCCGTCACTGagcaagcacgcacacacaaacacacacaccgtgCAGCGGTGTACCTGGACCCAAACTGAACCCGcgcaaaatcctcctcctcctcagaatCTTCATCACTGCTGTCCTGAGACATGTCAGAGAGGGCAAACAACAGGAACGACAAGGGGCTAACATGAcgaggaaaaacagaaggagtgaggaaaagatcggaagagggaaaaaaaaggatgtagTGCTAATGGGCAGACAGAAGGGAAggtgaaaaacataaaaacaaatgtggagcagtaacacacaaaaaacGGACAGGGAAGATGGAAGCACTACGGGAAGAAACGCTAGAGGGCTGCATGCCTGCTTTAAGACCACTtcttgtgctttttaaaaaaatattcattaatgCCATTTTGTCTGCAGCTTTAACACACTGTCAGAACATTTCTCTACTGATAACTCAGCTGAGTCACCATCACTCATGAAGCTTGTCTTGAGCAAACCAATGCAAAGAGGAGTGagccaggtttttttttttgctttggtaTTTTAAAGCAATGTCAAAcctataaaatatgtttgttaagCTATATCTGATATTAGTTATCTGCAGGGGGTTAGATTGTGTAAAATGACACATGTAAGCAACAAGCATCCTTAATGCTACAATAATGCTGTTAAATCTAAAGTAACGTAACTGAAAAttcaatgaaaatataaaaagactATCAAATCtttgataatattttatttaaatcttgCCCGATCTTGATTGCCATGTGGGCATTTCTAActgataacatacagtatatctgtaATTGATGCTtgatctgtttttcattttaactgaAGACTTAAAAACAGACATGCAAAGAAAATCTGGTTGTTTAGCAACCTCTGACTAGCAAGTTCATTCTATGTCAGCATTATAAGCCCATTAAGATGAGAACTGATTGCATGAAATGCAAGTTTATATACGAattaatgtaaatgaaaatgatcTGGCAGATATCTCAAGTCTAGtgggacaaaaaaaaggttaagGTTTTAGTATGGTTGTTTGCGTGTGCACCACACACTGACATGCAAATGGCAAATGAGATACCTAGATGGTGGGATCCTGGCAGCAAAGGCAGCCTGTCGGGTGTTCGATCTGGGAGAAGGGGGCACCATAGGAAGTGGTGTGGAGGTGGGAAGGCTGCGAGCTACAGGTGAGCTCAGGGAGAGGGACTGGGGGCTAGGTGGTGGCAGCGGAACCGGGGTATTGGGAGGAACAGAGGGCCCTGCAGAGCTAGGAGGGGGTCGAAAGAAACTAAATCCCCTGTGGCCTGGGCTTGATGGGGAAAGAGCCCCCCCGGGAGAGGTGACAGAGTAAGGACGATAGCGCTGAGAGATGGGCATGGGGGCAGATGGAGGATTGAGAGTATGTCTCATAGTAGTAGTGGCAGGTGGGCTGGGTGGGACAATAAATTGTGGGGTAGAGGGTGTAGAAGGTGCAGAAGGTGCAGAAGGTGTAGCAGGGGTGGGAAGAGATGGGGAGGTCCTCTTGGCTGCGTCCAGAGCCATTGGGTGAGGGCTACCACACCCATACAGACTGTGGACAACATTGATGAGATGATGATTGGCAAAACTCATCGGGCagagaattttaaaaaataatttgtcaaagcaaaatctgaaaaaaatcaTCTGTTTCAAATCACATAATTTAGGATTAATCAAGTACACTTTTGAGGAGAACTGGAGATGACAAATCCAAAGCCTTGATATGTCTCTGGGGGTTATTCTGTCAGAGCTCATAATACTGAGTCTGGGGACTTGCCTGGACAGAGAGCTGGCTCCAAAGGACCCTGCACTGGGGCCCATAGGGCTGCCACCTTGGCTGGAGGGCTGCACCAGTGTCAGATGGTGGTCAGGGGATTTGGCTGCTGCAATTGGTTGAGAGGTGGCAGTCAAGCTGGCGAAGGGATTGTGCACACGTGACTGAGTGGACATCATTAAGACCTCCATCAGGATCTGGCCGATCAGGTCTTTCAAGTCGGAGTACACTGCAGGGGAAAGAATCGATAACAGCCTCGTTACCAACTGCTGAAATCTGTCAGTTGTGAAATGTAACTCTGGCTGGCTCATTCAGCGTGTCATGGTGAGATAAAGACATACCATCTTTCGGGTTCTGGTGAAACTCTGTAGCCAATGAAGGGAGAAAGATGACATCTCTATCTTGCTCCTTCCACGATACGCGGAGGATCTTACAAACGAGCTGCAGAGCCTGTTCTTCTGAGACATCTGAGTTTGTAGAGGTTTCCTGAGGTGCAACGACAACAGAGGTTTGATCAAAATACAGCGCCACTAAGCAATTAAAAGGTCAAACAGAGTAGAGACTCATGACACACATTATCTAATTATCACTCTGGTCTACCAAGTGACAGGTATTCAATTctctcaataatgaaaataagtcaGTTGCGCCCTAATCTGTGaattaaaataagtgaaaatgaAACCAAGAAAGGCATCTGTGGAAAGTCCCAAAATATAGTCAGGTAAACACAAAGGTCAATTACACACCCTTTTATAACCACTCTAGTGAGTCATCATCAAGGTCGCAAAGGACAACTAAGTCATgaaaattttttaaaaagaccagGGGTGAGGGATGTTCTCTGCTTCCATTTACCTTTTCAGTCAAGTTCCTCTTCTCCCTGCGGTCACTGTCGTCAACCTCCATGTTCTCTATCCCTGAGTCCACATCCACCTGGGACATGCTGGAATAAAAAGAGAGGCACAGGGTTCAGAATGTCTCTTCAGCCTAAATGAGACCATGTAGACACATAAGGATCAATGGTCCGTACCAAGTGTTAAATGTGTCTTGAAAGAGTCTGTGAAACACTATGATTTTCATTAGTTTAGTACAATCAATCACAAGGAAAGAACTCTTTGTGAAGTAGCTTCAAAAAGGAACAAATAACTGATGATCAGTGTTATGTAAAAGCAGCCAGTCATATTCAGTGCATTACTGAGTGATGCAGTCTTTGATTTGAAACACCAACACTTGCCACCAGAGGAATGTACTGTAACTGACATAATTGAAGGAGGAAACTACACATATTGTAACTGCCACCTTCAAATTTACAGTAGTAAAGTATCTGATACTCATGATACAGATTTGAGCTGGACTATCACTTCAATAATTCTATTTCAtggtgtttttaaagccttgGAACAATGCGGTACAACATTCCACATGAGAAACAAACCCTTACCTCTTTTCACAGGAGGCAGTGTCGATGTCCATGCTCTGCGATCGGGACAAACTCTGGGACTGTGTCTCAAGGCTGTTGGAGGGGGAGCTGGAGAGGGAGCTCACACCCTCACTGCTTTGACTACCATATGCCACCCCTGCAaaagcacaacacaacacatcatTTGAGTATCTCTGAAGCACTAAAAAAACTAAGGTAGCATGTGTATGTCATAACATTTGGAGTAAAGTTTTAAATAACCATTTTTCTTTCTGGAATCCGTACAGGATAAAAAATAGGATTCACACAGGTTAACTCCATTGTCTGTACAACAAATGGGTCTCAGGTTGTTCTATAAGGCCAAACTGCTCAATCATTTGCAATTGAAGGCAGACTTTGGAGACCTACGAGGAAATGTTGTGTCTCCTCTACCTGCTTTTTAGTTTAATTTCCTCCTACTTCAATGTGTCTAACTTAGTTTATGTACAATAtagtattacattttaatactttgtttattagtattattgttGCCATGACACCAGTCTCTATTAAGAATAAACAGTGATCAAGTCTTTACTGCATTTTAGAAATGATCATCCCCAAGGGGCACCACTAAGACTTATTTAAGAGCTAAGAACAGTATATAGATTGGACATGATGTCAGAACTGTCCTTTAGAGAAAAACCACCTGTTTAGCTACATTGGCTCAGCAAAGGCACAGACTGGTGTTTTTAAGCTCAACATGGTGTACCAAGCCTTTACAAGCCCTAATTACTGCACACAGGTAGAGAGAAAGCTGATTAACAACCAGGATCTTAATGGGCTGGAATTAAGAACTCTCTCCTGGTTACACAACAATCATCCATCACTAGTGACTGttatgtcaaataaaaaagacactttatcACTGTATTCAGCAGTAGCATCAGTTAAGGGAGAATATTCATAAATACACTGATGTGCAACAAAGTTTGTGTAACTGCCAAGAATAAACTCAAAAATGTTAACCAATTATGAAAAGTACAACTGTAAAGCAGtcctaaaaaaaaaggtggcCTTGCATTGTAACACCACCACATCAATGCATACCAACAAACAATGCCAGGAGACCGTCATACAAGGCTCACTAGTACATTTTCTAGAGCAGTGCATGGGTGAAAGCATCAATTCTCACTGTGTACAGCAGGGCATACATTTGATGTCAAACAGGGACGCTGGTGAACACAAAAAGCTGCTGATGTTTGTGATGATGTCTTTCAGGGTGCATGACTGGTTCTTGCTGTTCTAACATCAAGGTCACAAATATAAAAGATCCTTTTCAGTCTGGCTCTCAAACTAAAATCACCTTCTAACTACGCCTCAAAGACAATGTGTCACAGGACTGTTTGAGCAGGTTGGGTTGGTCTATAGATCACACAAGAAATCAACAACAATAACTACGGCGACAACTTGAGAAAGCTGACTAGATCTCAATCTGTTTTTAACATCAAACCTAAAACACAAGATATAACCACAAATATTTCAATAACTGATTAGTAAAAACGGGCTAAACACATCCTGGTACTACTTATTCAGTTCTTACCAGAGGTGCCCATAGGGGATGTGGCAGGGGTACCACTGTGAACATTAAGCCCCAATGATTGAGAGGCAGCTGGTGGCAGGGGCTGGGGTGCGGCACCTGAGGATCCAGGGAGGGGTCCAGGTGGAGTCTCTCTCTGTGGGGATGTCAGGGGTGTGCTGAGAGGGGTGCAAGGCTGTGACGTCTGTCCCCCTGCCAGTCGTGCCAAGCGTCTTCTGCGAATCTAGATTAAACATAACCACACATTATAAAAAGTGGTGATGCCTTTGAAGCTGTGGCCCTGACACCTTGGAGTGGACTCTTCCCCATTGACCTACAATCTGTTGAAGCCTTAAAAAAGCAGCAAGAGACTCAATTATTCAAACTGGTCTTGGTCTCACCTTGTGATGTCTAGTGTTAGTAACTGTGTGTTTTCAAGTTGTTTTGTTGCTTATGATTAAatgtttaggttttttttaattcttctgTTTTTAATGGGCATGGTTTTAACAATTTCACTCTTACAAAGCACTTTGTGACCTTGCTCTGTGAAGGGTGCCATACTGAATAAGATTACATATTCAATTAGTCGCCTGCAATAGATTTTAACTGTATAGCcctatataaaatgtgtttagcCATTGAAATCTGTAATTATAGGAATAATTTGCCATATTTTAATCTGGATACATGATTAGCACAATCAGCCCTGACAACACAAGAACTGTAAAGCGATATACTCACTTTGATTGTTCATTTTAAGTCATTAGCCCTATTCAGAAGGCAGATAATTAAAGCACTGATCGGTTTTCATTCACTGAGTTTGGAGCACACTGGTTTGAATTCAAGTGACAAGACTAATTGAATAGATACAAACCTAACCGCATTAAGGAACAAAGTCAGATGTGCACTAACTCAGCTGGAGAGAGTTAAACATCAGTAGTAAATATGTCAACTGCACACTCGTGTTGATCGAGTAGCTAAATGCAGGCACAACAGcgagacaataaaataacacttttaaaaaggttgtgtgagtgtgGGGGTGGGATTCAAGAGAAATGGCCCAGTGGTCACATATTCGGCCCACAGTAGCTTACACAATGGTGGCCCggtgtgttttttatgctgaGTCGTCTCGTAGGctaattttttttactgttagcAAAACAACGTTAGCAAATTTCAGCTAGCTTAGcgcaagaagaagaggaagatgtcAAATCAACCCAacgaaaaaaatgtaatgtgtacaaaatgaaaaatgatttagTATGTATGCATTTGGTTATTTGTTTTTCCTCAACTGTTATTGAAACAGTTTTGTCCGTGCACAGTTTCCGGCGTTTACTGTTATGTTAGCTGGCTAGTTAGCATTGAGCTGCGGCTACATTAAATTCACGAACAGGCGATGACAGAAACATTTGACCCACATCCGACTTCTTGTTCGTTTACGCCGCTATATTGACGGATCAAATAACCTTAATACACCCAATAAACTTGTCATTTGTCGCAATGTATAACACGCACttatataaatacatgtaaatatgaacattttatcGCGGATGCTTTtcttcagaaaaaaaatctatgctAGCCCTGTAGCTGGGTATGCTAGCATAACGGCTAGTCAGATCATttcaaatgaaaggaaggaaatgtaccgttagttaaaaaaacccaataataataataagaaaaaaatgaatatgtcAGGTGTCAGTTTCTCCATACTCATCTTACCTCATCTGCGCTCAACTCCTCCATCGCAGCTAAGTGAGCCAGCTATTTCACTTTCAACTATTTTAATATGTgccagctagctagctagcctGTAGAACAGCTAAATATGCATAGTCTAACTCCTTCAACTAATATATGTGTCAGTCTGGATTGTcttctgtatttaaaaagtaaacaaactaGGACACCGCTGTTTAAAAGGTGGCAAGATACAGCTCCTCCAAAAAAGTCTCTCGTTTTCTAGTTTTCTATCCAGaatcaaacaaaaagaaaagttgctAGCTATTACACGTCAAAATACAACAGCGGCCATTTTGGTTCTACATGCAGTCACGTGATTTAAGAGCCCacaggaggaggtgtgaggtgCTCTACTGTGCCAAACAGATAAATGTTATATTTCGTGTattatatgttcatattttatatactgcTCTATGCAGCTATCACATTTACATCCCTTCAGAAACAAATAGTACACCcagttatttattaatatataaatgtattataacCCCAGTAGACAGTCAGTGGGGCACAAGGTCACTACAAGGAGGTTTAATTGGACTAATAAATGCCAGTGGAGCCACTGATAGCCAGATAGCACAATTCAATTTAGCTACAAAAAGCATATAAGCtccattttattatattacagttttaTGAAATGACAGTTATCGTCACCTGTGTGGttgtaataatgatgacacaGACTAGCCTAGTGATGCAATATGATATACAAGTTTattttactagagacagaatggcaaaaatgaataattcaaaAACAAGGCATGCCACTTCAGATTTCTATTTTATATCACAAAATTCACATAAAACACAGCTGTATCCCACCACCTCACTCTCTGTCATACATATTTTGGTATAGATTAATGAGGCTTTTTATCTTTACAAATAGCTATACATCAAATGTCAGAGGAACAGAATAATCctgtgcaaaacaaaaaacataaaaagcacaTGGTATCTCACATTTGTCCTATGAGACAGTAGAAATATGTAGCAAACAATAAGTTTGCACTAAACACAACCTGTACAGACATGTGTTTCAGCTTGCTGAAAGGAGCCATATACATGCTTAATGTTCAGTACATTTGATCACATCACCAAGCTACAGACAAGCGTAGACTAGATTTCACAAAAATAATCAAGtaatgccatctagtggtttaAAGCATACCCTGAGCGGAAAGATATTTTTTCATGGACTGATCAGAGCATTGAATCCCATTACAGAGAAAATACCACAAACTTAATACATAGTCTGGTTTTATAGTGGTAGTCATCACAGAGTAACTTCTCCTCTCCAGAGAAAAAGATATCAGTCTCCTTCACTCATTCATGTTCTTCTTAAAAATCTGCTTGCAGACTTCTCCTTGGCAGTACATCTCCTAAAGATCACAGAAATACCAGGTAAATACAATGTGATTGAATAGCAACAGCATACAAATGCAGGGAAGTGAGTCAATTTAGTTTTGTGTATTATGTAGAGCAAAATATGCTTAAAATGTCCATATTCCTACCAGATGTAGCTTGTCATCTTCAATCCAGTGAGCCCAGCCCCGGTTCTTCTTCTCTCCAATCTGTTCACACACCAGTTTATTCCCCTCCCATGTCACCAGTGActgcaaagaggaaaaaatgtagGCTAAATCAGAAAACTGAGCACGTTAAAAATCTTAAAGCccacataaaatacaaaatacatcaCATAATCTAGAAAAGGTTGTAATCAGTGGGTTTATTATCACTTTTTAACAatcagttcattcattcatctttacCTTAACATGTCTGTTGTCTAGTCCCTTGGTAAACTCCTCAAACACCTGCCCCACTCTGAAGGAGATGGTGTAGTTTCTGAACGTGGTGGTCGTTTTGATGATGAACTGGTCTCCTTGCTGCTCAATCACCTTCCTAAACTTCAGCCTCAGAGCTATCTTTCGTAAGTAGACACTGATGCCTGCAGAAGTAGAcgaatattttaaaacaaattcaatgGAAAGACACACCCACCATAAATAGCAATGTAACTTAAGTATAACCAAACGTTTATTTTCCCCACTGTTGCAATGTTATATCTATTTTATAGCCCAATTAAACTTTGAATGGCAGAAATGCAGACATATCAAGCCAATTGGACAATACAGAATTCTAGAGAATACTGTAGGATTAAAACAACCATGTTTAGAGCAACTTACCCAGTGCCATCATGTAACCCTCCAAGTTGACATTGCTGACCATGTCCCATGTACCACAGAAGCTGGCTGGCATTTTGAGCACCTTTTTTTGCTCACCTTCTGAGATGTGTGGGTGAACAAAGAGGATTTTCACACTGTCCGACTAATCAAGTCTGTCAGGAGGCTGAGACAAGGCTGTTTTATGACAGACTGAGGGAGGTGCTCTCATCAGCGCTAAAGAAGACAGACGTGTCTGACTGGTCCCACTGTGCAGGTCACTGAATGATAAAGTCGTTAGACCTCAACTGACTTCCCACTAAGGTTATTAAGgatcatttttgtttgttagtttcTTCCTTTTAACCAAATCTTTGTAAAACATTTTGGACAGATTTGCATTATAGAGTGACTATATACAGTAATAATCCAAAGACTTATCC from the Scomber japonicus isolate fScoJap1 chromosome 4, fScoJap1.pri, whole genome shotgun sequence genome contains:
- the rbp7a gene encoding retinoid-binding protein 7a, encoding MPASFCGTWDMVSNVNLEGYMMALGISVYLRKIALRLKFRKVIEQQGDQFIIKTTTTFRNYTISFRVGQVFEEFTKGLDNRHVKSLVTWEGNKLVCEQIGEKKNRGWAHWIEDDKLHLEMYCQGEVCKQIFKKNMNE